In Oryzias latipes chromosome 19, ASM223467v1, the genomic stretch GTCTTTGTTGAAATAGATGTTTTTGGTCATTAAGTAGAAACCCTAAATAAGATTTTTCAACcgacattttttattataaggAAATGGATGAACCCCATATGGCTATGTAATTTATATAACTTAATTGTTGTTGACTGTAATACTACATGGTTGTTTACAtaatccaaaaaagaaaaaaagtctttgagtCATAGCTATATGTATTTGTTACATGTGTAACATCATATAAGTCTGGGTGTTACGATTAtgggataatgataaatcatgtaataaaatggttacggtagaacaggggtgggattatataagttcgcttccttccactccctttacagcaatatttattaatatgtctaattatcctaagtttgattcgtcattgtatgaatgtataactgatgattgtattgttgttgtgtattattattattatttgattgcttgaaataaaccatttcaaaaaaataaaatcaaaaaatattttaatattctgAAAAATATATTACTTCCATATATGGAACATATTGTCAATACATTAAGAGAAAGAAAACACTTGAAGCTCAAAAGCTTCCTGTTACATTAACCCTTCATATACTTGCTTTAAAATTTGCAAAGGCCTTTTTTATAGGTTGATTTCTTTAACTTGATGATAAAAAGGGTTTTTGCTGCTGAAAGTAAAACCTGGTTAGGTAAAAGGTTCAACTACCATTACTTTGTGGGACTAGTTGCTTGTTTAGTACGATTCAAATCATCATTCATTGAGCTCAAAAACATAAAGAGCAAAGCAGATAAAAGGTTCATGGGGTTATCACTCTGACTATGGTAGTCATAAATCTCCATCCACCAATCCTTCTATGTTTATCAAAGTCGCACCAATTGACAATTctgtgtaccacagaaaatcagtTTGAGGTCAGTAAGTAAAATCAGAAAGTATACTTATGGCACACTGCATCATTAGGCAGATTTCTTATTTTTGAACGAATTCAAAGATTACAGTTGTGCCTAATGGtttgaaaaaatacagtaaaggTCACCTGATAAGCTCTTATGTATTTTTAGTTCATTAGAATTATacatttctggctgagatgcaccACAAATTGTAAAATCAATGGATTTTTATCACACTATACTACTACATTTGCTGCAATGAGATGATCCTTTGTGGCACAAGGTGCCTTTTATTATGAAAAGAAGTCATGTGAACCTcatattcatatttaaaaaaaaggaaatttattctttacatttgattttatgTCAAAGAACACTAGTTATTTTTGATTGACCATAAAGTACCAAAAACATTCATGCATTatatgtgtctttgtttttaaatggagaTATAAGACTTTTTGGCTCCTGCTGGGTGGTCATCGGTGGGAAATCGACCCTGACTGGTTCTTTAAGTagtaaaggttgcagacccctctAGAACTGTTCAACAATGCATCTGAACATGTCTGCATTTtcataattacaaaaaacattaaatatgtgaaaattgctttttattccatttattaatattgtggcgacctgggggttagcactgccttcagcccctaagtctcatgggaagtggggaatcttgggtgtGAAGTTCCTCCCCATGAGTGAAGGGGCTTTGAGCAGAAGTGACCacaatgctgtttggctgtttgtagatgtgttcaaataaatgggCATTGATTTCGGAAAGGAGATTATGCAATCTGTTTCTCTGTTTACTTCTCCCACTCTGAGACTGTTCACAATCGTGCTgtgtatggggcacggacagGTCTCCAACCCAGCCAGTTAATTAGCACCTCGGGTCTCGTTTCCCTGCTACAGTGAAGTACCAGCTGTGTCGTtacattggtgtcagaagtgggatagTTTAGCCGGTGCTGCTACGCCATGGTAAGCTACGCCATGGAGTGAGAGATGGCTGAAATAGAGCGACATACGCACCCTGGAGTCAACTCGGGACAATCACCTCCCTGATGGTACGAGCAACCGCCGTCATCTGCAGCCTGACCCTGCGAGTCAGGTTTCCACGCCAGTGATGAACCTTCCAGAGCAGTCTGTGATGACAATGCGCAACCCAATCAAACTTCCGCGATACAATGGCTCAGGTCAACTTGGCGGGTGGCTATGGGGGCTGGAGTCCCGAAGAGACTGTTACACACCTAGCACTGGCTTTGTAGGGTGCTGTACTCCAGGTACTGCTGGACCTCTCTTCTGCAAAGTAGGGATAACTGTCGGCATTGACAGCAGCATTGAAGGGACACTTTGGAGAGCAGATTTCGACGGAATGAAACTgacagcagctggagtctcgtcaCAGTAGAGATAAGAAATGCCTGGGGATCTTCGCTTGCTGATGTGCAGCTCTTCGCTCGGTGGGGTTAACCAACCTTTCCACCTGCAACATTAAAGTAACTGAGCCTACATGCCTTCCTCAGAGGACTTGCTCTGGAACGTCTGCGCCAGCATGCACGTCTGGCGAGACCATTTACCCTAGAGGCAGCACTGCGTGAAGGTGAGACTGCAGAGGAATTACTGCTAGCCGACCCACACCACCTCATGCTCTGGTTCGAGCAGCTGGTGTGGAGGATGGAGAGGAACCAGTCTTGGAAGTACCAGTTAACCGGACTGAGTCTGCTCCCCCAAGGCGACGTGCACCCCGAGAGTTGCTTTGCCACCGCCGCGGGGACCAAGGCCACCTTGCCAGAGAGTGTTTGGCTCCAGCACCCAGAAGCATGAGTAGCGGGGCGGGAAACGAAGGTGGGGCGAGGTTGTGAGAGGGAAGCCTCGCCCTGTCACCCCTCTGTCCAGTGGTGGGACTGTTTGTGGAGTGCAGTGTTGGGGATTACCATTGCAGGGTATTGATTGATTTTGGAACCCAGAAATGTGAGCATCGTGGGGCTGGATTTACTAAGCCGATGGAGGGGCACAAGTTGACGTCTCAAGGGCTCGACTTTACCTCGGTGCAGAGATTGCGCAACTCTGGTTCAACCAAGACCCCCGTAAAGACTCACAAATCAAGCCGAAGGAACCACCGTACCCAAGTCGCAGCCTGTGACCAGCCTACACCAGACTGCCCACCCTCTgccacagcagctgcagccgccAATCAGGGAGTTAGCAGCCCGGTGTGGCCAATCACTAGATGCAGGACAGAAAGAGCAGCTGAATCACCTCTTGCTGGagtatgtggacatttttgctgcTCGAGACGAGGACTGCACTAGAACTATTCTGGTACCACACCACATCAACACTGGGGATGCAGCTCCCATTCGCTTGAAGCCACATAGACTGCCCTTGGCCAAATGGCAGGCTGCGGAGGATTGTATTCGCAGCATGGCAGCGAATGGAATTATTGAGTCATCGGACCTTCCATGGACTGTACCTGTGGTCATGGTCCGAAAAAAAGATGGAGGATGGCGCCACTGTGTGAATTACGGATGACTGAACGCAATAACGAGGAAATATTCCTACCCCCTCCCATGGATTAATGATGCTCTGGATTATGTCGCTAGGTCCCAGTGGTTTAGCTCCTTGGAATCAAGGAGCGGCTACTGGCAAGTTGATCTGGCCAAACAAAACAGAGCTGAGACTGCTTTTAGCATCGGACAGGGGCTGTGGCAGTTCACTGTGATGCCATTTGGACTGTGCAATGCACCTGCCGCATTGTGAGTGGCTCATGGAGCGGGTATTGAGGAATATTACCCGCAGCCGCTGTGTGGTGTACTTGGATGATTTGTTGGTGTATGCTCAGTACTTTGACACTGCCCTGGATAATTTAAGTGTTTTAGCCATTTGTGAAGCAAGGCTGCACCTTAACCCAGCAAAGTGTTGTTTATGGCCAGAGAAACCCACTTTTTGGGACATGTGGTCAGTAGTGAGGCCGTGAGTACTGAACCAGCGAAGGTGACAGCAGTGACAGAATGGCCGCAGCCAGCCTATCTCAATGAGTTGTGGAGTTTCCTGGACCTGGCCTCTTATTACTGCAAGTTCATTCGAGACTTTGCTACAGTAGCTGCACCGCTTCACCAACTCACCTTCAAAGTCAGTTTGACTGGACTGGAGACTGCACTGAGGCATTCCAACGACTCAAAGCTGGACTGACACGGGCCCCTGTTTTGGCTTATCCTGACCCTGGACAGCCTTTTATCCTGGACACTGATGCTAGTGGCGTTGGGGTTGGTGCTGTGCTGACCCAGCCTGGAGAAGGTGGGGAGAGAGTGGTGGCTTTTCACAGCTGCAGCCTCAAGAAATCGGAGCAGAACTACTGGGTCACCAGATGAGAGCTACTAGCTGTGGTTTTGGCTGTGAAGCACTTTCTGACTTACCTGCTTGGCACCCGGTTCATGCTTAGGACCGACCATGCCTCTTCCACCTGGCTGCTGAACTTCCTTCAGCCAGAGGGTCAGGTGACCAGATGGATTGAGGTGCTTCAGGAGTACGACTTCTCCAGAACAGTGGCATGCCAACACTGATTCACTCTCCCGGCGCCCTTGTCTCGTTAAAGGAGTGTAGATACTGCAGGCGCCAGGAGGAGCGGAGCCAGGGGACAGCAGTAACGGTGGCTGTGGCAGTGACATCACCACAGGAGCACGGTGACGGGGCGGAGCTGTTTTTGCAGGAGCAGCTACAAGAGGCACAAGAGGCAGACCAGGCTTTTGCCGAAGCAAGGAAGTGGTTAAAGGAAGGACGGCGTCCTGATTGGTCAGCTGTGTCAGCTGGTGACCCAGGGCTGAAGACGCTGCACTCCCTCTGGGGTGACCTGGAGCTCCACAATGGTGTCCTGTATCGGTGCTGGCGGGCCCCAAGGGCAGGTCGAGACCGGCTGCTGCACACCTGCCACACACTGCTGCACACTGCTGCCCACTGCTGCACACTGCTGCACACTGCTGCACACCTGCTGCACATTCCAACCTGGGTCTTAGGCTGATTCTAGTTTTgacggagtggggggcttttaTCAGCCCTCTGCTGGTGAAGCAGCAGGTGATATTAATTAAGTGATCCTCTGCCTGCCAAATATACATATGTACTTTTGTATCTTGAGGCTGGGCTGTGAGGTAGTGGTAAGCCCTTTTTCCTCACAGTGAGAAGTCTCTGGTTcagatcccagctgggaccttcctttgtggagtttgcatgtcctcccTGTGTATGTATGGTTTTTCTCCAGACACCCTGGCGGTCTCCCACCGGCCAAAATCATGCTTCATAGATTAACCGAGGACCCTAAATCCACCCTACGTGTGCATGTGAGAGTGTGTGATTATCTGACCCTGTGACGCACTGActacctgtccagggtgtggcCTGCCTATGCCACagcagctgggacaggctccagcaacccatgcCCCCAGAAGGAATTCAGAGGGTTTGGAATATGCAAACTGTTGTTTAAATAGCCAACAATTCCCTTTCATGATGTGCCAAAGCATCCGACTCCCAATGAGTCTAATAAGAggaaaccatttttattttaccctttttatgctttattttttccccatcGTCCTGTAGAGAGGACAAAGCTCCATTACTCTTTCCATCAGATCTTAGTCATGTGACTTTTGTCATTCATCCCTCTGCCCTCCGTCAGTGCATCCGTCCATGTGGGAAGGAGACGTGGAGATGAAACCGCAGACAAACGGGACTCAGAGGGATGGAAGACAGAATGACTTTGTGGGAGTGTTGGAACTAAAAGCTTCAAAATATTAACATGACAGACAAGCATGGTGAAGTTACATAAACACACTGAGAAAACAGGATATATGTATACAAATATTATACAATACAAGGGATGTGTAGAAAAAGGAGACATATAAAGGATGTTTTCCACTATTAAAAACGATAAAGTTTATGAAGTACTGACAATCACATCACTCTGAACTGTGACCCAAAACATCTAAGTGTTTTCtggacatttaaaaaggaaCAACTAAATGACTGAAATGACATAGAATGGAAAAATGAAGCATTACATAAGAATAGGTTGATCCTGCTTGGTTACGCTCAGCAATGGCCAGCTGGTGTCTGCTCTCTACAGAATTCAGGTTATGTCTTTTATGAAGCGCGGCGTGGATGGAGGAAACCTCTACGCTGGGAAAAGAGGTGCCGCAGCGCGTGAAGTGGGGACCCACCCACCTCACGGGTCTGTTTCTTTACTCACTGTGAGGCTGCCTTGCTTGCGtaagtttcttgtttttccctCAGGTgtatagaaaaagaagaaaggatgCAGAGCAAACGAGAAAAGAGCAGGAGAGGAAAGGTTCTGGTCCGGTCTAGAGAGTGACATGATGAGACAGAAATCGACAGATCCTAAATGTGAGCAGTGGtgctgcagacagaagaacAGTCCAAAGACACAGAAgagagaaggttttttttttgtgacaattttttcccatttttcaatttttatgtttgttgcAGTTCATCACTGTTTCTTTTGAGCGGTTCCATGTaaatgttggagatggagcctGAGGCAGATGGTTTGAGAAGCACCGCCTGGAACCCTCAGAGGGTGGCAGGGGGGTGCAGGAAGGCTCAGATGATGCCGTACTGGGCCAGCTCGTGCAGCTCCAGGTGACTGAAGGCCTCCCAGGGGCAGATAACAGTGATGTCTGAAAGGAAAGGCGGATCATTGAGGTACATTAAAACACCAGTGTCTCATTTGTTCTGTAAATGTTGGCCCTTAGGTGAACTCACCCGTGCCCAGGCCCTCCATGCCGGGGATATCGTCACCAAAGCTGTGGAGAATGATGTGAAATACTCAGTTTGACGTTTGTTGACTGAAACCTACTGACTAACTCTGCGTTTACGGCTTACCCCTGCACCCCCTTCTTAGGAGGCTTGCTCTTGAACTGACGGGTCTGCCTCTGCTTGAACTTGGGGGGGCCCTTGCGTGGGGTGGCGGGGCCTCCACTTACGCGGGTGGCCGACTTGATCTCGGCCTTCGGTGGCTCAAGATTCATTTTGAGCAGTTATGCAAATGTGTTTTGACTCTTGGCCTCAGAGATGGCTCTCAGTCGTCGCGGTGAAATCTGCTTTGGGGAGACAAGAACCCcttcaaaaggagaaaataaaagcatcctgCCACATGTTTCCAGCCTATAAATCTCATTTGCATCCATTGTCACCTCTGCCTGACATTCATCTTCAATCCTCTTACAGGCCTGACAAACAGGAATTACTACCCTGTTGGTTCCCTGCAGCGCGTAGAGCCTTAGCCTGTCCTGCAAAGATGATCCAATTTCCCATAATCCCTTGATCAACTTAATAAGTTCTCGCCCTTTCTGTCTCAGGCTGGTCATGTTCAGGTAATCTTGTTAAAGAAAGGACGACGAGGCAAAAGTGCTGAGCTGGGCACTGAGGGTCTGAGCCGTGGATCCGTCTTCTGCGTCCCGCTGACATTGACGTGGACTGCCTTAGTGCTGTTTCACCGTCAGCAGGGATTCAAACCGAGGCATCCAGCTTCATTCAGCACCAAAACAGAGCATTGGGATGTTTGGTCTGTCAGGAGAGACTTCTCATGCCTTAAACTCAACAGCCACAAATGTTCATTCACGAGATTTAACCCAATTCACATATATTTCATGAAATAAAGCAGAAATCCCGGCATGGAGGTTAAAGTCTTCTGAATGTCAGAAAGtaatcttttcaaaatgtaggAATTCAGGAcaagaaagttaaaaaagaatacaaaaagaaacaatataatgactaaaaacatttgactttatttttggaTTCAAACAAtgggaatatttattttaattatttctctctTCTGATATTTTCTGAGGACAAACTTTACCTTTTCAGATATGTTTACCAGCCGATTACTTTAGGTCTTTTAGTCTGCTttagtcaccccccccccccccgcccactcTTTAAAAAGAGTTTAACACAACTTTTAAATCCTAACAAGGTAAGAAGTTTGCAGTCAGCTCCTGCCCTCACCCATTCAACAGCTTGGACTGCAGTGTGACTCTCAATTCTTCTGGTCTGATGTatcacaaatgtgaaaaaagccTCAAAAAGAGGTGAAAGTTGATCTTTTCTGGCTGGCAACACATTTCCAGGAGCCTGCAGAGAAGTGAACGATGTGGCTGTACTCACCGGCTGCTTGGGTGAAGAACAGCCAGACGAGTGGGTGTGAGCGCGGCGCTGCTCCGATGACTGGACTTCTATGCTAGGCTGGCTGCAGGGACAAACCAGGATCCCTTTTATATTCTGGGCTCTGCAGATTAAGAAGGTGCCGCCTCCAGCTTCTTCTGCACCTGAGATGTCTGCGTTTGAGCCAAAGTTTACCTCCGTACTGCACCTGCATGTACCCTATGTGCACTCTAATGTCCTGCATGCTCTCATTCTTACTATTTTGTCAGAGAAATTCACCtacacaacaaagaaaaacacaattaaaaaaccacAACAACTAGTTTGTTGTGTGACTCCCATCACCCTCGTCTCTCTCAAAGGACTGCTTCTCCCAGAACTCCTTCTATTAAGAATCCAAGTAGGAGGTTACAATTGACAAGCAGAGAAACAAAGTTGAAAGTTCATCAGGGGTGTCTTGCAATGAACCTTTTAGGCATGTTTTCAGCTATCTGCTAAGGACATCCCCCTTCTCCTAGTTGGGGGTAAACGCCGGCGAGAAAACCCAGAATAACTGTTGCTAAAAGCTAAAAAGGTCAGTTTGAGTTGAcattttaaagcacatttaaacTATGATAAAAAATAGGACTGCACcatgaggaaaactcacaatacacgatattagtgatcaatattgcgatgacgatataattgctgcacatgaacaaatagcaagacaaccaaaaacacacaacagtttaatttatatAACAGTCaaccttaaattattctccaaacgAGCCTCGCCTACacaggaggcaaacatctaacataaagtAAAAGGGCCCCATCCGATGGGTCAAATGCATGGATttgtttgattcattaaatacttcaagctgccataagattgttttagcttATTTAAGGGaaccatttatcgcaattttcgACCACTCTTGCGATATGCATAGTGCACAGCTTGATTTAATGATAACGATAGctttattgtgcaggtctaagaaaaacactgaccaaaaatacaaacgcaacacttttgttattgctcctaTTTTtaatggtatgaactcaaagatgtgaaacattttccacatacacaaaataaccagttctctgaaatattgttcacaaatctgtctaaatcagtgatagtgagcacttctcctttgccaagacaatccatcccacctcacaggtgtgccatatcaagatgctgattagacagcatgattattgcacaggtgtgccttagactggccacatgAAAAGGTCACTCTGAattcttcagttgtatcacacagcacaatgccacagatgtcgcaagttttgagggagcgtgcaattggcatgctgatagcaggaatgtccaccagagctgttgctagggaagtgaatgtccatttctccaccataagccgtctccaaaggcgtttccgagaatttggcagcacatcataccggcctcacaaccgcagaccacgtgtaaccacaccagcccaagacctccacatccagcatgtccagctccaagatcgtctgagaccagccactcggacagctgctgaaacaatcggtttgcataaccacagaatttctgcacaaactgtcagaaaccgtctcagggaagctcatctgcatgctcgtcctcctcatcgaggtctcgacctcactccagttcgtcgtcgtaaccgacttgagtgggcaaatgctcatgtgcaatggcgtctggcacgttggagaggtgttgtCTTcgcggatgaatcccggtttacactgttcagggcagatggcagacagtgtgtgtgagcggttttctgatgtcaatgttgtggatcgagtagcccatggtggtggtggggttatggtatgggcaggcatatgttatgggcgaagaacacaggtgcatttcattgatggcattttgaatgcacagagataccgtgacgagatcctggggcccattgttgtgccgtacatccaacaacatcacctcatgttgcagcatgataaaataaaaaaaggggttcaggtggttgagcgggtcgtccaatgatcgaagggttagCGGTTCgattccccgctcccaccagccaaatgtcgttgtgtccttgggcaagacacttcaccctccttgcctccagtgtggctccactggtgtgtaaatgtgtatgAAATTGTCAGAGgagccgtaggcgcgaactggcagccacgcctctgtcagtctgccccagggcagctgtggctacaaccatagcttaccatcaccaagtatgaatgaggagtgaatgaataatggacacaatgtaagcgctttgagcatctggaaaagcgcagaaaaatctaatccattattattaatccacggccccatgttgcaaggatctgtacacaattcttggaagctgaaaaca encodes the following:
- the pde6g gene encoding retinal rod rhodopsin-sensitive cGMP 3',5'-cyclic phosphodiesterase subunit gamma, whose product is MNLEPPKAEIKSATRVSGGPATPRKGPPKFKQRQTRQFKSKPPKKGVQGFGDDIPGMEGLGTDITVICPWEAFSHLELHELAQYGII